A window of the Helianthus annuus cultivar XRQ/B chromosome 4, HanXRQr2.0-SUNRISE, whole genome shotgun sequence genome harbors these coding sequences:
- the LOC118491429 gene encoding secreted RxLR effector protein 161-like, whose protein sequence is MVVRSLNVENDPFRPCEDNEEVLGPEVPYLSAIGALMYLTNCTRPNISFAVNLLARFSSAPTKRHWNGIKHIFRYLRGTVDLGLFYPNDSKEGLVGYADAGYLSDPHKAKSQTGYVFVNGGTAISWRSQKQTLVATSSNHAEVIALHEASRECVWLRSMSQHIVTSCELEKDRSPTPIHEDNVACVSQMKEGYIKSDRTKHIPPRFFAYTRDLIKDNQVEMRYVQSSNNSADLFTKALPTTTFRKHVHDIGMRHVRRM, encoded by the coding sequence ATGGTCGTTAGGTCACTTAATGTCGAAAATGATCCATTTCGTCCTTGTGAGGACAACGAAGAAGTTCTCGGTCCAGAAGTACCATACCTCAGTGCAATTGGAGCACTTATGTATCTTACGAATTGTACGAGACCTAACATTTCTTTTGCAGTGAACTTGTTGGCAAGATTTAGTTCAGCTCCTACTAAAAGGCACTGGAATGGGATTAAACATATTTTTCGATATCTTCGAGGCACTGTTGATTTAGGCTTGTTTTATCCTAACGATTCAAAAGAAGGGTTAGTTGGTTATGCAGATGCAGGTTATTTATCTGATCCTCATAAAGCAAAATCTCAAACTGGATATGTATTTGTGAACGGAGGAACTGCGATTTCATGGCGTTCTCAGAAACAAACACTTGTCGCAACATCCTCAAATCATGCTGAAGTCATTGCACTACATGAAGCTTCAAGAGAATGTGTATGGCTAAGATCTATGTCACAACACATAGTGACTTCTTGTGAGCTAGAGAAAGATCGAAGTCCAACTCCTATCCATGAAGATAATGTTGCTTGTGTCTCTCAGATGAAAGAAGGGTATATCAAAAGTGACAGAACAAAACATATACCACCAAGATTCTTTGCATATACTCGAGACCTTATTAAAGACAATCAGGTCGAGATGAGATATGTCCAATCCAGTAACAATTCAGCCGATCTTTTCACAAAAGCACTACCTACAACAACTTTCAGGAAACATGTTCATGACATTGGCATGCGTCATGTACGGAGAATGTGA